A part of Lactobacillus sp. ESL0700 genomic DNA contains:
- a CDS encoding alpha/beta hydrolase: protein MRKNKNFKWICLLVVILLLLAIPGYNWMKKSNNARAERSKSLLSPVIMVPGSSATTERFNQLIDQLNKTTLHHHSVLKINVSRESKLSYTGSIGKNDMEPFIIIGFDNNKDGYANIKKQAQWLDIAFDSLMSNYKFNNFKAFGHSNGGLIWTYWLEHYYADYSSETKMKCLMTLGTPYNFTENNMANHTQMLADFIKSRSKLPKNLRVYSLSGGKNYESDGIVPESSVAAGKFIFQNQVKSYTAMTVTGKEADHSDLPQNKQVVQLIRQYLLKSERQPKPNK, encoded by the coding sequence ATGCGCAAAAATAAGAATTTTAAGTGGATCTGCTTACTGGTAGTCATACTACTTTTGCTGGCAATTCCAGGATATAACTGGATGAAAAAGTCCAACAATGCTCGTGCCGAACGTAGTAAATCATTATTGTCGCCGGTGATTATGGTTCCGGGGTCGAGTGCGACAACTGAGCGGTTTAACCAGTTAATCGACCAGTTGAATAAGACAACACTGCATCATCATAGCGTTTTAAAAATTAATGTTTCACGTGAATCAAAACTCTCTTACACCGGCTCAATTGGTAAAAATGACATGGAACCGTTCATTATTATCGGCTTTGATAATAACAAGGATGGTTATGCCAATATTAAAAAGCAGGCACAGTGGCTCGATATTGCCTTTGACTCGCTAATGAGTAATTATAAATTCAATAATTTTAAGGCGTTTGGTCATTCTAACGGCGGTTTAATTTGGACTTACTGGCTCGAACATTATTATGCAGACTATTCCAGTGAGACGAAAATGAAGTGCCTGATGACCTTAGGGACGCCGTATAATTTTACGGAAAATAATATGGCTAATCACACGCAAATGCTGGCTGATTTTATTAAAAGTCGCTCCAAATTACCTAAGAATTTGCGGGTGTATTCATTATCCGGCGGCAAAAATTATGAGTCAGATGGCATTGTTCCTGAATCTAGTGTTGCGGCAGGCAAGTTTATTTTTCAAAATCAGGTTAAATCGTATACGGCAATGACGGTCACGGGTAAAGAAGCCGACCATTCGGATTTGCCACAGAATAAGCAGGTTGTTCAATTGATTAGACAATATTTGCTGAAGTCGGAAAGACAACCAAAGCCAAATAAATAA
- a CDS encoding PTS sugar transporter subunit IIC, with protein MIDFSAKTVVWLRQRSFFRATQRTLVMLMPIAVLGSYFQLLFDLVFSPNGLIYNIFGLDKILSDHLWYAGSFVSRGMVQVTFGVFGVYAAYFMARYTARIYQRDSTMAGMAAVLVILFCSYASSSGRDSRMPFTASLLQVDGVFIALIVGYCVGQVFHLLGKRYVFVKSENTKWIRHRAWASVLPMVVSLILGIILGVIIYELQLKMLNSASFNEIVSRMQTTNNLAEGMLLSAVITLLGWLGIGYPLRSMSGTINNAYTAENLTYALHHGNSWNVPYKFLGSSLINNYGTMGGTSIVLAVIVVLLLRQKNHEIEALALLSLLPVAFSSTLGFAVGMPLILNPLFILPVLVLPLINMLLAACAISLHILPVSVYPILKGTPGILIPFFGTNGDWVALVFPIILLILDACLLLPIIKIGEKIEPRLNSEQEGAINAQK; from the coding sequence ATGATTGATTTTTCTGCAAAGACTGTAGTGTGGTTGCGGCAGCGCTCATTTTTTCGAGCAACACAAAGAACACTAGTAATGTTAATGCCCATCGCTGTTTTGGGTTCATATTTTCAACTTTTATTCGATCTTGTATTTTCGCCTAACGGGTTAATTTACAATATTTTTGGTTTGGATAAAATTTTGTCAGATCATTTATGGTATGCGGGTTCCTTTGTAAGTCGCGGCATGGTGCAGGTGACTTTTGGCGTCTTTGGCGTTTATGCCGCCTATTTTATGGCGCGCTATACTGCTCGAATATATCAGCGTGATTCGACAATGGCTGGCATGGCGGCTGTGTTAGTCATTCTTTTTTGCTCGTATGCTTCAAGCAGCGGCCGCGATAGTCGCATGCCGTTTACGGCTAGCTTATTGCAGGTTGACGGTGTGTTTATTGCGTTAATTGTCGGTTACTGCGTGGGGCAGGTCTTTCATCTTCTGGGGAAGCGGTACGTTTTTGTTAAAAGTGAGAACACAAAGTGGATTCGTCATCGGGCGTGGGCGAGTGTACTGCCAATGGTCGTATCGCTGATTTTAGGTATTATTCTCGGGGTCATTATTTATGAACTCCAACTAAAAATGTTAAATTCTGCGAGTTTTAATGAAATTGTCAGCCGCATGCAAACGACCAATAATTTGGCTGAGGGCATGCTACTATCGGCAGTAATCACGCTGCTCGGCTGGCTCGGCATCGGTTATCCGCTTCGTTCAATGTCGGGGACGATTAACAATGCTTACACAGCAGAGAATTTGACCTATGCGCTGCATCACGGTAATTCATGGAATGTACCGTACAAGTTCTTAGGTAGTTCACTAATTAATAATTATGGGACGATGGGTGGTACAAGTATTGTGCTGGCAGTTATTGTGGTACTTTTGCTTAGACAAAAAAATCATGAGATTGAGGCACTGGCACTGCTCAGCTTATTACCAGTAGCGTTTAGTTCAACGTTGGGTTTTGCTGTGGGGATGCCGCTAATTTTAAACCCGTTGTTTATTTTGCCGGTATTAGTATTGCCGCTGATAAATATGCTGCTTGCTGCCTGTGCGATTAGCCTTCATATTTTACCCGTGTCTGTCTACCCAATTTTAAAAGGTACACCGGGAATTTTAATCCCGTTTTTCGGTACTAACGGTGATTGGGTAGCGTTAGTTTTCCCAATAATTTTGTTAATATTGGATGCTTGTCTATTATTACCGATTATTAAAATTGGTGAAAAGATTGAGCCCCGACTTAATTCTGAGCAAGAAGGTGCGATTAATGCGCAAAAATAA
- a CDS encoding DUF975 family protein, giving the protein MTRAELKAEAKEKLRGNWRWAIGVALIISVINLIVSSPSYMQFAVRGNIAGMDYKVQLQWLLQIGLSIFISFFALSYAVTFLNLCDGRKDNIVKSAFSAFYDNLFIPELLNYLMQNVFEILWLLLLVIPGLIKSYSYAMTPYIVKDMVDSGQHVSFTAGVTASKDLMAGHKWELFVLDLSFMGWYILLYVVGGLISFGLTALVSVTSLSQVFAHAAIVGLCVGIGSLVLTPYIQATKAEFYRNLAGNQFRE; this is encoded by the coding sequence ATGACCAGAGCAGAATTAAAGGCAGAAGCAAAAGAAAAATTACGTGGTAATTGGCGCTGGGCTATTGGCGTAGCATTGATTATTTCTGTGATTAATTTAATTGTTTCTAGTCCTAGTTACATGCAATTTGCTGTGCGTGGTAACATTGCGGGAATGGATTACAAGGTTCAGCTGCAATGGTTATTGCAAATTGGCTTATCAATTTTTATTAGTTTTTTTGCATTAAGTTACGCCGTCACCTTTTTAAATTTATGTGATGGCCGCAAGGATAACATTGTTAAGTCGGCTTTTTCGGCCTTTTATGATAATCTCTTTATTCCAGAACTGCTCAATTATTTGATGCAAAATGTTTTTGAAATTTTGTGGTTGTTACTGCTGGTTATCCCTGGGTTAATTAAGTCGTATTCTTACGCGATGACGCCTTATATCGTGAAAGACATGGTAGATAGTGGTCAGCATGTTAGCTTTACTGCTGGGGTAACGGCCAGCAAAGACTTAATGGCTGGACACAAGTGGGAATTGTTTGTCCTCGATTTGAGTTTTATGGGCTGGTATATTTTGCTGTATGTAGTGGGCGGCTTAATTAGTTTTGGCTTAACCGCATTGGTCAGCGTTACAAGTCTTTCTCAAGTATTTGCTCACGCGGCAATAGTTGGCTTGTGTGTTGGTATTGGGTCATTAGTACTGACACCGTATATTCAAGCGACTAAGGCAGAATTTTACCGAAATTTGGCGGGCAACCAATTTAGGGAATAA
- a CDS encoding serine hydrolase domain-containing protein — MRQKIDALGIKGSVLVIKNGKTLLDYATENTTDTSYLINSVQKSMTAAMVMHEVQKGKLSLHDHLSKFYPEIPGAKKITIKNLLTMTAGLDLKPGAQLGRKHFISDDDNINYDAARTIFTSKLLGQWHYSSLNYIYLCGIMSQITGKSYEQLFRESYIKPLQLKHTAFLWSKSEKIIGSGLVPGMIYRRGRYIAVKHKAALRDAHNELGAGSVVMSNEDIAKVMHYILAGKILTTASRKLLYEAGPPVYYNGGLYNNIKYNVKTANGAGEGYYTFMRTTDNGKTMMIIQSNQTRAGQFVILKAEINQIMGRLIGLKSGSENITG; from the coding sequence GTGCGCCAGAAAATTGATGCTCTGGGAATAAAAGGTTCTGTTTTAGTAATTAAAAATGGTAAAACTTTGCTGGACTATGCTACAGAAAACACGACTGACACTAGTTATTTAATTAATTCTGTCCAAAAGTCGATGACGGCCGCAATGGTGATGCACGAAGTGCAAAAAGGAAAATTAAGTCTGCACGATCATCTAAGTAAGTTTTATCCGGAAATTCCGGGAGCTAAAAAGATAACGATTAAAAATCTGCTGACAATGACAGCTGGTTTGGATTTAAAGCCTGGGGCCCAGCTGGGCCGCAAGCATTTTATATCCGACGATGACAACATTAATTACGATGCTGCCAGAACGATATTTACCTCAAAATTGCTAGGGCAATGGCATTACAGTTCACTTAATTATATTTATTTATGTGGCATAATGTCGCAAATTACTGGCAAAAGTTATGAACAATTGTTCCGAGAAAGCTACATTAAACCGCTGCAATTGAAGCACACCGCATTTTTGTGGTCGAAATCCGAAAAAATTATTGGCAGTGGTTTAGTTCCAGGGATGATTTATCGTCGTGGTCGCTATATTGCTGTTAAGCACAAGGCGGCTTTACGCGATGCTCATAATGAGCTTGGTGCTGGTTCTGTTGTCATGTCAAATGAAGATATTGCTAAAGTAATGCACTATATTTTAGCTGGCAAGATTTTAACAACCGCGAGTCGCAAGTTGCTGTATGAAGCTGGTCCGCCAGTATATTATAATGGTGGTTTGTACAATAACATTAAGTACAATGTTAAAACCGCTAATGGTGCTGGTGAAGGTTACTATACCTTTATGCGCACTACTGATAACGGCAAGACAATGATGATCATCCAGTCTAACCAGACTAGGGCAGGTCAGTTTGTCATTTTGAAGGCAGAGATTAATCAAATTATGGGTCGACTGATTGGCTTAAAGTCTGGTAGTGAAAATATAACAGGTTAA
- the dltD gene encoding D-alanyl-lipoteichoic acid biosynthesis protein DltD: MNNKRRLWQIFGPVLCAIILLLVILLLPWERTFSKDSIYQAANSQTTTIFKGSRMKQNAFDEGYVPFYGSSELSRMDPLHPSVLAEKYHRNYRPFLLGGPGSQSLAQFLGMQGTAQQLKSKKAVVIISPQWFTKKGQDPNAFTLYYSPLQACNFLLGIKKSTVTNRYAAKRFLQMPEVKGEIKSGMRKVAQGQRLSSTQRFILENQRRMLNTEDKFFSTFQLRDRIQKIRDRAKLLPKQYSVAGLEQVADEQAARHTNSNTFGINNSFYRTRLDKKNLRKLKNSQRKFDYTKSAEYSDFELMLQQFAKQHTNVLFIIPPINHKWASYTGLSQKMYQRSVSKIKYQLASQGFANVEDLSKRGGQQYFMEDTIHLGWRGWVAVDQAVKPFMAKTNLPYNYNIHNYFYTKKWQNKPYAISVTDKTPADTSQKESLKDN, from the coding sequence ATGAATAACAAACGCCGACTGTGGCAGATTTTTGGCCCGGTTCTCTGCGCTATAATCCTGCTTTTGGTGATTTTGTTACTGCCATGGGAGCGAACTTTTTCGAAAGATTCGATTTATCAGGCAGCCAATTCACAGACGACGACCATTTTTAAGGGCTCGCGAATGAAGCAAAATGCCTTTGATGAGGGTTATGTGCCGTTTTACGGCTCAAGTGAATTGTCGCGAATGGACCCGCTACACCCAAGTGTTTTAGCTGAAAAGTATCACCGCAATTATCGGCCATTTTTGCTTGGTGGACCTGGTAGTCAATCGTTAGCCCAGTTCTTAGGGATGCAGGGCACAGCGCAGCAATTGAAGAGTAAAAAAGCGGTAGTTATTATTTCACCGCAATGGTTTACGAAAAAGGGCCAAGACCCGAATGCGTTTACCTTGTATTATTCACCGCTGCAAGCCTGCAATTTCTTATTAGGAATCAAAAAGAGTACCGTAACTAACCGGTATGCAGCTAAGCGCTTCTTGCAGATGCCAGAAGTAAAAGGTGAAATTAAGTCGGGGATGCGTAAAGTTGCTCAAGGTCAGCGATTAAGTTCGACGCAAAGATTTATCTTGGAAAATCAACGCCGCATGTTGAACACGGAAGATAAGTTCTTTAGTACGTTCCAGCTGCGTGATCGGATTCAGAAAATTCGTGATCGTGCCAAGTTACTGCCTAAGCAATATTCAGTTGCTGGGCTTGAACAAGTTGCTGATGAACAAGCAGCTAGGCATACTAATTCCAACACGTTTGGGATTAATAACAGCTTCTACAGAACGAGGTTGGACAAAAAGAATTTACGTAAGCTGAAGAATAGTCAACGCAAGTTTGATTATACTAAGTCAGCTGAATATAGTGATTTTGAATTAATGCTGCAGCAGTTTGCTAAGCAACATACCAATGTTTTGTTTATCATACCGCCAATTAATCATAAGTGGGCAAGCTATACTGGCTTGTCACAAAAGATGTACCAAAGGTCAGTTTCTAAAATTAAGTACCAGCTTGCCAGTCAAGGTTTTGCTAACGTTGAAGACTTGTCAAAACGTGGCGGACAGCAGTACTTTATGGAAGATACGATTCACCTTGGTTGGCGCGGCTGGGTTGCAGTTGATCAAGCGGTTAAACCGTTCATGGCGAAAACTAACTTGCCTTATAACTATAATATTCATAATTATTTTTACACTAAAAAATGGCAAAATAAGCCGTATGCGATTAGTGTAACTGATAAAACGCCTGCAGATACAAGTCAGAAGGAAAGTTTAAAAGACAATTAG
- the dltC gene encoding D-alanine--poly(phosphoribitol) ligase subunit DltC: MDTKKEVLAILQDLTGEDLSDNMDENIFSNGLMDSMASVQMLLSLQEKFDIDVPVSEFERTEWDTPAKIVAKVESLENE; the protein is encoded by the coding sequence ATGGATACCAAAAAAGAAGTTTTAGCAATTTTACAAGATTTAACTGGTGAAGATTTGTCAGATAACATGGACGAAAACATTTTTTCTAACGGATTGATGGATTCAATGGCAAGTGTGCAGATGCTACTTAGCTTGCAAGAAAAATTCGATATTGATGTTCCCGTTTCAGAATTTGAAAGAACAGAATGGGACACGCCAGCTAAGATTGTGGCAAAGGTGGAAAGCTTAGAAAATGAATAA
- the dltB gene encoding D-alanyl-lipoteichoic acid biosynthesis protein DltB: MNFINLQPYGNPQYFIYLIIGLLPMIVSLYYGHRLKTYEVIFSLVFLFLIFDGTKWQQGVSLLIYLAIELLLTYGYLHYRKVGKNKTWVFYLAVIVAIIPLALVKIQTAFPKAKIPGVLAFLGISYITFKTVQVIMEIRDGAIKEVNLGTYLRFLLFFPTISSGPIDRYRRFAKECDSAPKREQYVDDLAHAVRYLFQGFLYKFVLGWFFGTYWLPIISKSALIAGTAVGGLKLSWWVVAYMYCYSMYLFFDFAGYSLFAVSISYFMGIHTPMNFNKPFISQNIKEFWNRWHMTLSFWFRDYIYMRFTFFAMKKKLFKNRIRLSQVSYFLLFLIMGFWHGLTWYYIVYGAFHATAIIINDYWIRFKKKHKDQIPSNKFTKWFAIFLTFNVVCFSFLIFSGFLSQLWFGWK; this comes from the coding sequence GTGAACTTCATTAACTTGCAGCCTTATGGGAATCCGCAGTATTTTATTTATCTGATTATTGGTTTATTACCGATGATTGTTAGCTTGTATTATGGTCACCGATTGAAAACTTATGAGGTTATCTTCTCGTTAGTCTTTCTGTTTTTAATCTTTGATGGTACTAAGTGGCAACAGGGTGTTAGTCTGTTAATCTACCTTGCAATTGAGCTGCTGCTAACCTATGGCTATTTGCATTATCGCAAGGTTGGCAAAAATAAGACGTGGGTCTTTTATCTAGCGGTAATTGTGGCAATTATTCCACTGGCACTGGTAAAAATTCAGACGGCATTTCCTAAGGCAAAAATCCCCGGTGTACTTGCTTTCTTAGGTATTTCCTATATTACCTTTAAGACGGTGCAAGTCATCATGGAAATTCGTGATGGTGCAATTAAAGAAGTCAATCTTGGCACATACCTGCGTTTTCTATTGTTCTTCCCGACAATTTCGTCAGGCCCAATTGATCGTTACCGTAGGTTTGCGAAAGAATGCGATAGTGCACCTAAACGCGAGCAATACGTCGATGATTTGGCACATGCTGTGCGCTATTTGTTCCAGGGTTTTCTTTATAAGTTTGTTTTAGGTTGGTTCTTTGGGACTTATTGGCTCCCGATTATTAGCAAGTCAGCGTTAATTGCTGGGACTGCTGTCGGTGGGTTAAAACTTTCCTGGTGGGTTGTTGCTTATATGTACTGCTACAGTATGTATTTGTTCTTTGACTTTGCCGGGTATTCATTGTTTGCTGTATCGATTTCCTATTTTATGGGCATTCATACACCAATGAACTTTAACAAACCGTTTATTTCCCAAAATATTAAGGAATTCTGGAATCGCTGGCACATGACGCTATCATTCTGGTTCCGCGATTACATTTATATGCGGTTTACCTTCTTTGCAATGAAGAAAAAGCTGTTTAAAAACCGCATTAGATTATCGCAAGTGTCATACTTCCTGTTGTTTTTAATTATGGGATTTTGGCACGGATTAACGTGGTACTACATCGTTTACGGCGCATTTCATGCAACCGCAATTATTATCAATGATTATTGGATTAGATTTAAAAAGAAACACAAAGACCAAATTCCGTCGAACAAATTTACAAAATGGTTTGCAATTTTTCTAACATTTAACGTTGTTTGTTTTAGTTTCTTAATTTTCTCCGGCTTCCTTAGTCAATTATGGTTTGGCTGGAAGTAA
- the dltA gene encoding D-alanine--poly(phosphoribitol) ligase subunit DltA, whose protein sequence is MIKNIIKKIDEIAKADPDRIAYDYLGQTNTYGDLERRSNAWAHKISSLNIPDHSPIMIWGGQTFEMVASFLGCVKSGHAYIPIASYSNAERLVMIQEVSEAQVVLAIDDLPEIDLSQLQIVHPAEVEDGDFAVDPANFVTGADNFYIIFTSGTSGKPKGVQISHDNLLSFVNWEMTDFALPEHPSFLVQAPYSFDLSVMSLYPALVGAGKLVVLPHDVTQNFAQLFMTMPKLQFNVWVSTPSFAQMCFLDKTFDGEHHPDLTHFLFCGEELPHTEVAMLRKKFPSSKIFNTYGPTETTVAVTQVEITDDVLAKYDRLPIGKVKADTRITIDKSKGDQPNEGEIIIEGPSVSKGYMNNPEKTAKGFFKDPADKYMSHRSGDEGFFDGDMLFYRGRIDFQIKFNGYRIELEEINHYLGKNKFVDHGVAAPKYNKDHTVKQIIAEIELKDGVKDQYSEAEITKAIRADLADGLMPYMIPQRFVYREKLPVSQNGKVDIKAVIKEVNE, encoded by the coding sequence ATGATTAAAAATATAATTAAGAAAATTGACGAGATTGCTAAAGCTGATCCAGACCGAATTGCTTACGACTATCTTGGTCAAACTAATACCTATGGCGATCTTGAACGGCGCTCGAATGCTTGGGCGCATAAAATTAGCAGCTTAAATATTCCAGATCATAGTCCAATTATGATCTGGGGCGGGCAAACTTTTGAAATGGTTGCTAGCTTTTTAGGCTGTGTCAAGTCAGGCCATGCGTATATTCCAATTGCCAGCTATTCCAATGCAGAACGGCTAGTAATGATTCAGGAAGTTTCAGAAGCACAAGTTGTACTAGCAATTGATGATTTGCCTGAAATTGATTTGTCTCAATTGCAAATTGTTCATCCAGCTGAGGTTGAAGATGGCGATTTTGCAGTTGATCCTGCTAACTTTGTTACGGGAGCTGATAATTTCTACATTATCTTTACTTCTGGAACTAGTGGCAAGCCAAAGGGCGTACAAATTAGTCATGATAATTTGTTAAGCTTTGTTAATTGGGAAATGACAGACTTTGCTCTACCTGAGCATCCAAGTTTTTTGGTTCAAGCACCATACTCATTTGACCTTTCTGTAATGAGTCTTTATCCAGCGCTAGTTGGTGCTGGTAAGCTGGTTGTTTTGCCACATGATGTTACTCAGAACTTTGCCCAATTATTTATGACAATGCCTAAACTACAATTTAACGTTTGGGTTTCAACACCGTCATTTGCACAAATGTGCTTCTTGGATAAGACTTTTGATGGTGAACACCATCCAGATTTAACCCACTTCCTGTTCTGCGGTGAAGAATTACCGCACACGGAAGTGGCAATGCTGCGGAAGAAGTTCCCAAGCAGTAAAATCTTCAATACTTATGGTCCAACCGAAACAACGGTTGCTGTTACTCAAGTTGAAATTACCGATGATGTCTTAGCTAAATATGATCGTTTACCAATTGGTAAAGTTAAGGCAGACACACGCATCACGATTGATAAGTCTAAGGGCGATCAACCGAATGAGGGCGAAATCATTATTGAGGGGCCAAGTGTTTCTAAAGGTTATATGAATAATCCTGAAAAAACGGCGAAGGGCTTCTTTAAAGATCCTGCTGATAAATACATGAGTCACCGCTCGGGAGACGAAGGTTTCTTTGATGGCGACATGCTGTTTTATCGTGGCCGCATTGATTTTCAAATTAAATTTAATGGTTACAGAATCGAGCTTGAAGAAATCAACCATTATCTTGGCAAAAACAAGTTTGTTGATCATGGGGTTGCTGCGCCAAAATACAATAAAGATCACACGGTTAAGCAGATTATTGCTGAAATCGAACTAAAAGATGGTGTTAAGGACCAGTATTCAGAAGCTGAAATCACTAAGGCAATTAGAGCTGATTTAGCTGATGGTCTAATGCCTTATATGATTCCCCAACGTTTTGTTTACCGTGAAAAATTACCGGTTTCGCAAAATGGTAAGGTAGATATTAAAGCTGTAATTAAGGAGGTTAATGAGTAG
- a CDS encoding teichoic acid D-Ala incorporation-associated protein DltX: MDKKEKIDSRGKRIGKFVLTTIIYCVILLALIYLYQYSGLTSVHFIYDEF; the protein is encoded by the coding sequence ATGGATAAAAAAGAGAAAATTGATTCTCGGGGCAAACGAATAGGGAAGTTTGTTCTGACAACAATTATTTATTGTGTCATTTTACTGGCACTAATCTATTTGTATCAATATAGCGGCCTTACTTCGGTTCACTTTATTTACGACGAATTCTAA
- the cbpB gene encoding cyclic-di-AMP-binding protein CbpB produces MFSPAIKHLIQEKSGSFLIPATRIAFVLDDNPLYHAFLILTRVKYSKIPVLDSQNHVVGLLSLAMITDKMMKTDEISLDPLSELKVRDVMQTNFDKINFAQTTLEVQLHLLVDNAFLPVVDDHNVFQGLLTRREWIKAFNYVVHNFEEKYNVTKKISCYN; encoded by the coding sequence ATGTTCTCACCCGCAATTAAGCATTTAATTCAAGAAAAATCAGGCTCATTCCTCATTCCAGCAACAAGAATTGCATTTGTTTTAGATGATAATCCGCTTTACCACGCATTTTTGATTTTAACACGCGTTAAATATTCGAAAATTCCGGTTTTAGACAGTCAAAATCACGTTGTTGGCCTTCTTAGCTTAGCAATGATTACCGATAAAATGATGAAAACTGACGAAATCTCTCTTGACCCACTGTCCGAATTAAAGGTTCGTGATGTAATGCAAACTAATTTTGATAAAATAAATTTTGCACAAACTACCCTAGAGGTTCAATTGCACTTATTAGTTGATAATGCATTCTTACCTGTTGTTGACGATCATAACGTTTTTCAAGGGCTGTTAACCCGGCGCGAATGGATTAAGGCATTTAATTACGTTGTTCACAATTTTGAGGAAAAATATAACGTAACTAAAAAAATAAGTTGCTACAATTAA